In Larimichthys crocea isolate SSNF chromosome XXII, L_crocea_2.0, whole genome shotgun sequence, the genomic stretch CTCTGCGGACTCTTGCACTGACTCTGTCGGTGGCTGAACCTGCAGCACGTCAACAAAGACAGAGCATGAACATGAAGAATGCCTGTAGAACGCTGGTGTTGAAATCCTAATTACAATTTTTTTTGGTAAAAGTTCTGTCATGTGTTTAAGTGCAACGTTTAAAGTCATTCTAAGCAcaatgtacatgtacatgctttgggtatttattttttccccattgGAAGCTATTTGCTTCTGCTGGAACTGCACTTTTaattggtttgtgtgtttacagtaaacTGACCAAAGCAAAAGAAAGTTGAGGGGCTGTCGCCACCTCTGAGAAATCATCCTTTGGTCTGACCTCGTACAGAATGTTGCTGTGCTGACTGAAATATGACCCAGACATGTAAAATTGTCTAATCgttgcatgtgcatgtatgaaAAAGGTTCATGTCCAGGTCTGGGGGGCATTATAATTGCAGTGAAAGTCGACCAAACAACTGTCTGACATTCAAAAGCTTTAGAATACTCCCACAGTGATTTCCTCAGCATATAATATGAGTACATAAGGTGGTGTTTAAGCAGCGAGTGTACGGTTTGTGAGTGTACCTCCACGTCAGTAGTCTCCTGGAAGTGTTGGATCAGCCCCATGACACTGCCGAGGTTGTTCCTGATGGAGTCCATGGACTCTTTCTGTGCGGCTGCGATCTCCGTCACCTGAGCGCACAGCGCTGTGTGTTTGGCCTTGATGGACCTCAGGGTCTCCAGCATCACTGCCGGGTTCTCCTGCAGGCACAGGGTCAATCATTAGCCTGTACAGACTCAACAATAAAGCATCCGGCTTTAGTTGCAACAGGACTCTGCTGCAAAACTAGGCTCAAATGATCTCACTTAAATAGAAGGTAGAAAATATAGAATTTCCAATATTGGGAATGATGAAATCTTTCAAGGGCAATCAGAAGTATCAGTAGTATAATCTTTCCAGCTGTATTAATTAGGAGACCAGTTATACAAACAATGATTTGTGCTTTCATTTTTTGCACTTAACAATAAAAGTAATATACTGGACTATAATATAATAGACTACATCTGAACTACAGTAGCTACTGAATGTCATGTAGACTGCAGATGGTGTTAAATTGGTCCTGTCTTTagctgtgtgaaaatgtgtagaGTTACTACCTCAGCGGGACATCCATTCTCTGCAGTGCTGTTGATGAAGTCCAGCTTCAGCCGCTTCTCGATGTATTCCAGGTCTGCCTCCGACTTCAGGAACTGCAAAAACACTCTCAGCTTTACACTTTGATAGTACATTGCCACACATGCCTTGCTTTCTTCTGCTCAGTAGGTCTCGTTTTTTTTCTAGAGAGGTTTTACATCACGTCACAAGCAGCTGTACAAAGACAGTCTAATAAAACAGCCTAAAACTGGCAAAATGATTGCTAAAAATCAGGAAGTATCTGCTTAAAGATTACCAGAAGTCTGATGCATTAAAGGAGAATAGCTGTTAAGCCCTACCTACTTCTTAATGAGGCTCATTTTTAGGAAATCCTGTACCAACTAAGTATGACTTAGTATGAGCAATTAGATAGTAATCTATCAATTATTGTTTAAAGCTGTTCTGaacaagcaaaataaacaatgtAATTCACATTTATACCAACCATTcgtacacattcacacactgctgGCACAGCCTTGTGGGgtttagtatcttgcccaagaagacacttggacatgcagactggagtaGCTGGAAATCGAACCACAACCTGTGCAGTCTCACCGACCCCCGTCAGACCACGCCACGGTCCACCTATCATGTCCACTTGACTCGATAAAGTAGTCAGTGCACCTGGTCTATGCAGTTTTCAGATGCTTTGACAATACTATTGCACTGCTAGCTGTCTGATACAGTAGTGCAATGAAGTCAGAGCATCTGCCAACAGCTGAAGCATTTCCTTCACTTGTAACTATTTGTGGTCaatgccctttttttttaacgatgCACGCCTTTTTCACGCAGGGTCAAAGGGCACTGGACAGACAGTGGACTAGCTTAGCCAAAGGCTGGACTTGTGATATAGTGagcattttattgtgtttattagGATTTCTATTGGCATCAGCACTTACAAGTATACTTTCAAGTATTAATTCACTTTTTAATGGTCGTATAGTcacacagtatatatactgAACTTGAAAAAACTTGCAATACTTTGCACTGCACAGCCAACTCTCACagaatcaaaaaaagaaatatgtcagAGTTGGCTGTGCAGTGCAAAGTATGGCAAGTTTTTTGCCATACTTTGCACTGtaatttatactgataattctgtttactttacactgtgccatattgccacacggatTCTTCagtttgtatatatttttagatttgtatatttttttttacatcttttacttatattttatatgtcatgtttatgctgtttgcacgggataagagggaagcgaaatttcaatactctgtatgtcctgtacatatacGACccttatatatatctatatctatatctatatgtaatatatatatatatatatatatatatatatatatatatcccccACAGCTCTGCTGAACTGATTATAAACAGAAAAGATATAAATTgatctaaaataaaacactgatttagTTTATAAGCAAAATTCAAAAGGAGGAAATGGTTTTGTAGGTATCGTTTTGTAGACATCTGTTtcagcaccacacacactcaaaataaGCTGGCAGGTTAGATTTTACTGCTTGCAGGACAATTTTGTAAGttcaaaaaaatgaatgctTAACCAAGACAATCGTTCTTCAGCAAAATACGCTGATCTCAGCATTTCAGTGCTCTGATGATTACAATCTGGAAGATGATCTGACCATATTTTGCACATCAGAAACTCAAACATTGCACCTGTTTATTGAACCCTCTTTATCATCTGTCCACTCACATTCCCTGTTGGCATTTTACAGCATTCATAAATTCTCTCAAAGCACGTCTCCGCTGTTACAAAGGAATATGAGCCTTCATTCAGATGTGTGAAGCAGACATGTCCGGGATAACGTTTGTTTCCTTTAGGAGAAGCTGCATGTCAGCCTGTGGCTAGCTGTGCTGCTCGCATCTTATGATGCCATTTACCGGAAATGCTTTGGAAAAACGCAACTGCAGCAATGTGTGTCGACAGACAGAGGCCGTTTTTAGAAACACTACGTCTGAACTGGTCTCATGCTGAGGCAGTGGCCGCTGCTCTCATGGTAACAGTTTGCTGGATGATATTTGGTGTTGCAGCAGTAACGTTACGCAGAGACGCCCTCTCGATGGCGCAAAGGAATTTGAATTGTGTGCTGATACGAAGACCTGACTGCTCCCACTGCGATAGGCAATGCCGTATGAATAACTCAAGGATAACACATGAGCCGCAGACTGTCTCTGGAGTCGTTCAATAATGACAGGAGCAGTCTGAGAAAAAGGAAAACGCGTAAAAATACAATACTTTCACACTGCTTACCATCGCTTCGAGCTTTTCAACTGTTGCCTCCATGTTGAATAGTTTTCAGTCCGATGCGCGCTCTGTGATTGGCCAGCTGTCAGGGACGGGGATATCTGATTGGTCAGCCTCTCGGctcttcttatttgtttatttattgtcaccTCGGCTGCGTTGCAAGCTTGTTTATCTAAAGGGTCAAAGATCCTCTCGAACAGAAGATAACACACTACAGGGTCCGCCAGTGATATACTGACATATgattcaaaaaaaataaaaaatacgtTTCCTGTCCCCTAAGTGGGCGTGGTCTCCTCGCCACCTTCTTCTCGTTTTGTGAACGCCGTGTGTGTGACGGAACAGTTCGTGTTGTATCAGAGACGGTTCAGAAAGTTACTCTATTAAGTTGTTTTAGATAACATCGGGTGAAACCAGACAGACGATTCAGCACCAACACAGAGAAGAGCTATGTTTTGCCAGATCTCGCGAGAATattttcctgcagctgctgctgagactgagacaggTCACGGACAAGTTTGTTTTCTGCCTGACGAGTCCGTCTGAAAAAAACCAAACGAAACTAAATATTAGCGCCAACATGTTCAGGAGACATGCGACTTGTGTGTAAAAcgagtccaatatttacttcagAGACCACAGAGCGAGAGAAAAACCTGCTCAAGTCCCCTTCTCCCCTTAGAGTCGAGGCCTCCGCCTCCGGTCGAAAAGTCTAGTGTGCTTAGGTCCCCGaacgattcagcgctcaatgcggcgtctatgtatatatgtctatggtctgAACCACAACTaagaattataaaaaaaaaaacaattaattaattaatatttatttattcaggcgTGATGCAGACTACAGAGAGAGCGTGAGCGCAtgttaattataaaaaaaaaccttgcttCTTCATGACGTCACTACACACTGATGTACTTTATCGGTTGTCTTGACAATCGTTCCACAGCCTCTCGCTCCGGTAACCCCGGGAAACTGTCACGTGAACAAATAGCGGAACCATAGCTCGAGCGTAAGCAAGCTTTTAACGGGACTGTTTTCACCGGCGCACTCAAGTAGCTTCCATGACAGGCAGGTAGCGGGTCACAACAACACTAAGGTaaacagatgttttctttctgttaaagTCCGTCACAACGCACAGTTGGACTGACTTCTATGTTtcgctgtgtttttatgtttaagcATCCAGGCGGCCAATAGAAATGTGGCGGAGCGAAGGCGAAAGCAGTTCATTCATGTGATCACACGAGAGGAGTTTACTACTATGTCTGCCAGCGTCAACACATGCTGCAGAAACTAGACATGTCGAGCTGCTTTTGGTAGTTATTTGACCAGACAGACTGTATGTGGGGAAAATAAGCAGCTGTTTCTATCCTGACTAATTCACTGGAGACGTTTGGACAGCCTTAACGTGAATGGATGCTGGTGTAACCAAGCTAACCAGCTAACGttaacacattgtgtgtgtgtgtgtgtgtgtgtgtgtgtgtgtgtgtgtgtgtgtgtgtgtgtagtcaggTGGATAGATCACTTATATTagtgtatttttttctctcttatttcctAATCAGCTATAGTACTTTGATTATATTCTATCAAATCTAATATGATCACATCACTAGACATGCATTTTGGCCACCCTCCTGGCTCGTGGGAGGGTGCTGGTGCTGGCTGGAGAACTgcaaacctttttattttcatagacAGTGTACACCGACCACCTAAAATATGCTGATGCACATAAGAAGGGACATGGGGTCCCGTCCAGTCGTCTGTTTTCTCATTGTACCAGTTTGTTTCTGATTCGTTCATCTCCTGCACTTCTCTGCATTAGTTTGGTGTTGCTGACTGTGCAGCTGCTTTGACACACGGAGGCATTCAAGCTCGCCGTCCTCTGTAGTGCAAAGCATCCTCAAAATGTTATTAATAAGGCATTATGGTATTAGCCagttttgtgcaggaatgtgcacaTATTTGCCAGGTAATGTGCAAAGGTTCaccagaatattttaaatgattaacaAAGCATAGTAGTCCGGAGGATGAAATGTTCTTCTGGGTCTGTCGGTCCAATCTTTAGTCTCCTGATGCTCTCCTTTGCAGCTGATGTTAACCACCCTGTCTACGATGATGTCGCATGGTTTCAAGAGCAGTAAGCAGGACTTCACCTTTGGACCATGGAAAGTGACTGCTGCCAGAAATCACATCATGAAATCTAAAGACATTGAACGGTGAGATGTTCCTCTTGTAGTGGGTAGCAGATGTGCAGTTGTCTTCTAACTTATTCTTGTTGGCCCCCCTGTGGTGCGTTAAGCTTTTAGCTAtgacaacaacatttttaattctAGTCACAAGTGTGTATAAGATGCTCTGATTACAGTTGTGGAGTTAAAAAACATGGTACTGCCGTGACAGAGAGGATTAAAATTTCAGGGTTTTTGTGGAAGTTTGTGGAAgactgtatgtatttttatatttttctaatttgtattattactatataaatgtgcaaaatattggAAAAGCTAGAGCAGgttaagaataaataaagtccACTGGGGTCCTAGATCTGGAAAAAGAGTCATTTAGTTATTTTCATGCTCTCCACATTAATTCATTTGGCTTAGATGATGCAGCccaaaacgagagagagagttgcaCCTAATTTACTTAATTACTTAAGtaagatagataaatagaattGTTGACAGGATAACTTACTGCTCCACTTCACTGGCATGAACAGTCACTTTGTTTTAAGACAGTGGGCGAGTGAAAATCATTAGTATCCCattgataataatgataatgtgaAATATTAGCAGCACTCATAATTCTGTAGTGGTGGTCTGTCACTGCAGAATAAATATCAGGGAAACACTGTACTGTGTCTGtcagagaaacatttgtttttttacaaccctgtttccaaaaatgttgaCACGCTGTATAGAAACGAAATGTGAATatgcaaaacattaaaaattcatatttgattaaaattagaacaaaaataacacatgcCCAAAGGGGTGTACTTGGAAGCAATGTGACAAACTTTCTTTTAACCTGGGTAGATcgacattttaattttataatgCACACCTAACCAGCTTTGGGCAGAGTAATTATTTTCTTCACTAATTATTTTCCTGACTATATTTAGCTGAGGAATATGTCATATGCAAACCTGTTGAGCTGTGTCCCATTACCACAAGAACCTACATGCATTCAGTTGGTGGTGCAGAACATATGAAACtctatttctctgttttcttcagatAATATTAATGCTTAAATTATACACTGCATATAATATCCATAAGCTAAAAGAGTGATGAAGCTACAGTTGCATACCGCTTTGAGTTATTGAGGGTTCTTTGAATAGTAAACTTAATACAGAAGTATAAATATCAGCAGATACATCTTGACTGATGTAGACTGCACAAAATTTGCTCATCTTGTGTGGAAAAAGACTCAAATGATGCAAACACTCACCAATTTAAGACAAAACCAACCACATACAGAAGTTTTTGCTTGATTTGCTGTCACCAgtaagcaactgtttgctgtttgtctttccaGGTTAGCAGAGGAGATGAACATGCCCTCCCTTCCAGAGATGCTGTTTGGGGACAATGTCCTGTGCATCCAACACACAGACGGCTACGGCATCGAATTTAATGCCATCGATGCCCTTAAGAGAGTCAACAACATGGAAGATGCCGTCAAGGTGGCCTGTGCTCAGGAATGGCAGGAGAGCAGGCAAGACAAGCATCACAGTGTGTTACACAAGACCACAACTGGAggattgtttatttaatgaatattttatatattgaaaCTATCAAAATTACTGGCCGACCAAGTTCACAAGTatgcagaacattttaaatgaatccaGATTCTATCAAAAGAAGATGTGCTTCAATGTAGCACATTGAGGCCGATGGTGTAGAGACCTTAGAGGCTGTAGCAtaccagatggtgatggtgaggaTGGACTTAATGATCGAGGTGTTGAAGTGCACCATCATTGTCCTTGGTAGGTCTTGGGTGACGACATTACAGATACATGACATGACAGATGTAGAAGTACctgtcaaaagtttggacacatttctcattcacttgtatttctttatatattgcAGATTAACGCTGAAGACTTCAAAACTTatgatgaattttatttttatcttttttttttagattcttcaaagtattAACCATTTTCTTTGATGACAGCCTTGCACACTTTTTGTATTCTCGGTCAGCTTCGTGAGGTCATCACCTGGATGATTTTCAGTTAACAGATGTGCTTTGTGTGATTGTCACCAGGTAATGAGTGGTTTTGTGCCTTGTTAATCGATCTCTTACCAGTGAACCATTCCCATTACACAGATGagataagaaaaatatacatacatgatAAATCAGTTCAGAGGTGttcaactaagtaaagagaaaagaaaattttgagtatttttgttccaaccactgtgtctttgtgagacacagagaaggtgaatggatggtatctgcatgtgtggttcccaccttcaagcatggaggaggaggtgtgatgctCTGGGGTTGCATTGCTGGT encodes the following:
- the ska2 gene encoding SKA complex subunit 2, with the protein product MEATVEKLEAMFLKSEADLEYIEKRLKLDFINSTAENGCPAEENPAVMLETLRSIKAKHTALCAQVTEIAAAQKESMDSIRNNLGSVMGLIQHFQETTDVEVQPPTESVQESAELLGSACIKTTSEVSSAVADSCQQQPSSCEYEELSEATFEGVPLSIRSNVKLDDLNVFYQQLQQHFSKDSGSLSAQKMKQLKMKVSNAKLKVLQHLSLVKMDKKGNIRLAM